Proteins encoded by one window of Marixanthomonas sp. SCSIO 43207:
- a CDS encoding HlyD family secretion protein, protein MLNISKKSVHKHIKLSDYKSGTYVVNKKYYKQFNRLSIAFLVLLVIILFLPWTQNITGTGNVTTLKPNQRPQSIQSVISGRIEQWFIQEGDFVKKGDTILRVSEIKSDYFDDKLVERTGDQIQSKSQSIQAYQDKVRALQSQISALQAEQKLKLQQAQLKVKSSRIDLEAAETNQSIAQTQYDRIIALQSEGLKATKDVEEKRMKLQATQAKYISQQNKLSEAEIELSRINAMYADKIAKAQSDLYTAQSLQFNTQAEVSKLENSYSNYEKRSSLRFVTAPQDGYINKALKGGVGETFKEGESLVTIMPSDYELAVETYVRPIDLPLIHIGEKVRIQFDGWPAIVFSGWESASYGTYGAKIVAIENFISPNGMYRVILSPDVEDEQEWPKGIRVGSGARTIALLNDVPIWYEIWRQLNGFPPDFYTPKNSNKEATK, encoded by the coding sequence ATGCTGAATATTTCAAAAAAATCAGTTCATAAACACATCAAATTATCTGATTATAAATCAGGCACCTATGTGGTTAATAAAAAGTACTACAAACAGTTTAATCGTTTGTCAATCGCTTTTTTAGTATTGCTCGTTATTATTCTGTTTTTACCTTGGACTCAAAATATTACCGGAACAGGAAATGTCACTACACTTAAACCTAATCAAAGACCGCAGAGCATTCAATCTGTAATCTCTGGTCGTATTGAACAGTGGTTTATTCAAGAAGGTGATTTTGTAAAAAAGGGAGATACTATTTTAAGAGTTTCAGAAATTAAAAGTGATTATTTTGATGATAAATTAGTAGAGCGTACAGGTGATCAAATTCAATCAAAATCTCAATCTATACAAGCTTATCAAGATAAAGTACGTGCGCTACAAAGTCAAATATCGGCATTACAAGCGGAGCAGAAACTTAAATTACAACAAGCTCAATTAAAAGTAAAAAGTAGCAGAATAGACTTAGAAGCTGCTGAAACCAACCAATCTATTGCGCAAACTCAATATGACCGCATTATAGCGTTGCAAAGTGAAGGTTTAAAAGCTACCAAAGATGTGGAAGAAAAACGAATGAAACTTCAAGCCACACAAGCTAAATACATTTCACAACAAAACAAACTGAGCGAAGCAGAAATTGAATTATCCCGAATTAATGCTATGTATGCAGATAAAATTGCAAAGGCACAGAGCGATTTGTACACCGCCCAGTCATTGCAATTTAATACGCAAGCCGAAGTTTCAAAGCTAGAAAACAGTTATTCAAATTATGAAAAAAGAAGTTCACTTCGGTTCGTAACAGCTCCACAAGATGGGTACATAAATAAAGCGTTGAAAGGCGGCGTTGGTGAAACATTTAAAGAAGGTGAAAGCTTAGTAACGATAATGCCTTCAGATTATGAATTGGCTGTTGAGACTTATGTAAGGCCTATTGATTTACCATTAATTCATATAGGCGAAAAAGTACGCATACAATTTGATGGATGGCCAGCTATTGTCTTTAGCGGCTGGGAAAGCGCTTCTTATGGAACGTACGGAGCAAAAATAGTAGCCATAGAAAATTTTATCAGCCCCAATGGGATGTATCGTGTTATATTATCTCCAGACGTAGAAGATGAACAAGAATGGCCTAAAGGAATACGAGTAGGTTCTGGAGCTAGAACAATTGCGTTATTAAACGATGTGCCTATCTGGTATGAGATATGGCGACAATTAAATGGTTTTCCACCAGACTTTTACACACCAAAAAACAGTAATAAAGAAGCTACAAAGTAA
- a CDS encoding peptidase domain-containing ABC transporter encodes MSNTKLTPVQRFWRLLALERKDIYQIFYYAIFSGLVALSLPLGIQAIVNLLQGGQISTSWIILVILVTLGVIFVGILNLMQLRIIETIQQRIFVKSSFELSYRFPKIKMQALRNEYAPELANRFFDTLTIQKGLSKVLIDVPSALIQVLFALILLSFYHPLFIVFGIVLLASVLLVFKYTAKKGLSTSLEESKYKYKVASWIQEVAHAIVSFKLSGKTSLALNKNDALVENYLHARENHFGIIKLQYIKMIGFKAIITAGLLTIGGVLVLNQKLNIGQFVAAEIIILLVITSIEKLILGLETLYDMLTSIEKLGEVVDKPLESQEGEKVTFDTGINLELDTVSLEVSDREKPILNNISMQIKPGSKLIIQGESGAGKSSLLRILCGVISPTSGNIYINGLNIKGIHVNHYRTHLGLSLSEELPFEATLRENLTFGDSSITDEAIFQVMENIGLLRFLKELPKGLNTTIYPEGKQMSHTISKKIVLARSILKNPKLLILEDALDQFSEKDTKAIIDYLCKPSNPWALVVVSSNSYWKTYCKEVINLKEGNLVSN; translated from the coding sequence ATGAGCAATACAAAATTAACTCCTGTTCAACGTTTTTGGAGATTACTAGCTTTAGAAAGAAAAGATATCTATCAAATTTTTTATTATGCTATTTTTTCTGGTCTGGTTGCACTATCATTGCCTTTGGGTATTCAAGCAATTGTAAACCTTTTACAAGGTGGACAAATTTCTACTTCTTGGATTATACTAGTCATTTTGGTCACTCTAGGAGTAATTTTTGTAGGGATATTAAACTTAATGCAGCTACGTATTATTGAAACCATACAGCAACGCATTTTTGTAAAATCATCTTTTGAATTAAGTTACCGGTTTCCGAAAATTAAAATGCAAGCTTTACGCAATGAATATGCTCCGGAATTGGCTAATCGTTTTTTTGATACTCTTACCATACAAAAGGGATTATCGAAGGTATTAATTGATGTACCATCTGCCCTAATCCAAGTGTTGTTTGCCCTTATTTTACTATCCTTCTATCACCCATTATTTATTGTTTTTGGAATCGTTTTATTGGCTTCGGTTTTATTAGTTTTTAAATACACCGCAAAAAAAGGGTTGAGTACAAGTCTTGAAGAATCAAAATATAAATACAAAGTCGCAAGTTGGATTCAAGAAGTAGCACACGCTATTGTAAGTTTCAAATTATCCGGAAAAACCAGTTTGGCTTTAAATAAAAACGATGCGTTAGTTGAAAATTATCTTCACGCACGTGAAAATCATTTTGGTATAATAAAACTACAATACATTAAAATGATTGGCTTCAAAGCCATTATTACTGCCGGATTATTGACTATTGGTGGTGTTTTGGTTCTTAATCAAAAATTGAACATAGGTCAATTTGTTGCAGCTGAAATTATTATACTCTTAGTCATCACTTCTATTGAAAAGCTCATTTTAGGTCTAGAAACATTATATGATATGCTTACCTCAATTGAAAAATTGGGCGAAGTTGTAGATAAGCCACTAGAGTCTCAAGAAGGTGAAAAAGTAACTTTTGATACGGGTATTAATCTAGAGCTTGATACGGTAAGCCTTGAAGTATCTGATAGAGAAAAACCTATATTGAATAACATTTCAATGCAAATTAAACCTGGTAGTAAGCTTATTATTCAAGGAGAAAGTGGAGCAGGAAAATCTAGTTTGTTACGCATACTTTGTGGTGTTATAAGTCCTACTTCAGGAAATATCTATATCAATGGTTTAAATATTAAAGGTATACACGTTAATCATTATAGAACCCACCTTGGTTTATCTCTTTCAGAAGAGCTTCCTTTTGAGGCCACGTTAAGAGAAAACTTAACCTTTGGAGATTCTTCAATAACAGATGAAGCAATCTTTCAAGTTATGGAAAATATTGGTCTTTTAAGGTTTTTAAAAGAATTACCAAAAGGCTTAAACACAACTATTTATCCTGAAGGCAAGCAAATGTCTCATACTATTTCAAAAAAAATTGTATTGGCCAGATCTATTCTGAAAAACCCTAAACTTTTAATTCTCGAAGATGCTTTAGACCAATTTAGCGAAAAAGATACCAAGGCTATTATTGATTACTTATGCAAGCCATCAAACCCTTGGGCATTGGTTGTTGTAAGTAGCAATTCATATTGGAAAACATATTGTAAAGAAGTAATTAATTTAAAAGAAGGTAACCTCGTCTCTAATTAA
- a CDS encoding multidrug effflux MFS transporter, giving the protein MQLILFIEGIFALVKMRQPTSQFEFVALMASLMSVVALSIDALLPALDVIGIDIGTTNVVDNQLLITMIFLGLGIGPLLWGPLSDSIGRKPVVYMGFVLFIVASFVCVHAQSLEIMVLGRVLQGIGLSAPRTISIAIIRDLYRGDYMARIMSFVTVVFILVPIVAPTMGKFILDYYSWETIFYVQVVISLLVSAWFFKRQPETLSETNKKNLSTTVFINGFKEIIRHKITIGYTLITGFVTGSFMVYLSSSQQIFEIQYQLKETFPYIFAGLALSIGTAILLNGTLVVRFGMSKMITTSLLSFFVISVLYVILFFNTENPPITVLLTFFGLQFFSIGFLFGNLRAMAMDPVGHIAGIASAITGLISTLMAVPISIFIGRFIQGTALPIFIGFSICSALSLVILYYLKKPSLKARFTK; this is encoded by the coding sequence ATGCAGCTAATTCTTTTTATTGAGGGTATTTTTGCACTTGTGAAAATGCGCCAACCTACCTCCCAATTCGAATTTGTTGCCTTAATGGCTTCGTTAATGTCTGTCGTAGCCTTATCGATTGATGCTTTATTACCCGCTCTAGACGTTATTGGTATTGATATTGGCACTACCAATGTTGTTGACAATCAATTATTGATTACGATGATTTTTTTAGGTCTGGGTATTGGGCCGTTGTTGTGGGGACCACTTTCAGATAGTATAGGCCGAAAACCTGTTGTGTATATGGGGTTTGTGCTTTTTATTGTCGCTAGTTTTGTATGTGTACATGCTCAAAGTTTAGAGATTATGGTGCTAGGTCGTGTACTTCAAGGTATTGGGCTTTCAGCTCCTAGAACCATAAGTATAGCGATTATAAGAGATTTGTACCGAGGCGATTATATGGCTCGAATTATGTCTTTTGTTACTGTGGTATTTATTTTGGTACCAATCGTTGCGCCTACAATGGGTAAGTTTATACTTGATTACTATAGTTGGGAAACTATTTTTTACGTACAAGTTGTTATTAGTTTACTAGTTTCTGCTTGGTTTTTTAAACGTCAACCAGAAACACTTTCTGAAACTAATAAGAAAAACCTTTCAACTACTGTTTTTATTAATGGTTTTAAAGAAATAATTAGACATAAAATCACAATTGGTTATACATTAATAACAGGATTTGTTACCGGATCGTTTATGGTATACTTGAGTAGCTCGCAACAAATTTTTGAAATTCAATACCAATTGAAAGAAACCTTTCCTTACATATTTGCTGGTCTGGCACTTTCAATAGGTACAGCCATACTCCTCAACGGAACACTCGTAGTTAGGTTTGGTATGTCAAAAATGATTACCACTTCCCTACTTTCCTTTTTTGTTATTTCAGTATTATATGTTATACTATTTTTTAATACGGAAAACCCACCCATTACCGTATTGTTAACGTTTTTCGGACTTCAATTTTTCTCTATTGGATTTTTATTCGGAAACTTAAGAGCTATGGCAATGGATCCTGTTGGGCATATAGCAGGGATTGCTTCAGCAATTACAGGATTAATATCAACGTTAATGGCAGTTCCTATTAGTATTTTTATTGGTCGTTTTATTCAAGGGACAGCCTTACCCATTTTTATAGGTTTTTCTATCTGTTCAGCTCTCTCATTAGTAATTTTATATTATCTGAAAAAACCTTCCTTAAAAGCTCGTTTTACAAAGTAA
- a CDS encoding TolC family protein yields MKKYFLYTVFILLFQAGFSQKNDVLSFSEYLGYVKKYHPIVKQSNLVISESEAKLLKARGSFDPKIEVDYDRKKFKNSTYYDKLNTAFKIPTWYGVELKGSYEQNSGEYLNPENTVPTDGLYNVGVSVSVARDLLINERMATLKRAKLFKNQAAADAKLLVNDILYKASMSYFSWLRAYQEKKVYDAFVENAGLRLEGVKRSFEVGEKPAIDTTEARIAYNTRKLNLEKAQLKYIKTSLELSNYLWINDVPVEIKNTLIPDTELKTTIDYALQIDTIGIDESLENHPKLQSLDYKYKSLEVDRRLKQNNLLPQVDLQYNFLSETPETINSFNTANYKAGVAVRFPLFLRKERADLKLTKFKLEAVDFDKQATSLAINNKLNSAQEEIRSYENQLTIADTIVSDYSVLLKGEERKFEIGESSLFLINSRESKLIESTLKVIALENDLLQAKATLFNVLGI; encoded by the coding sequence ATGAAAAAGTATTTTTTATATACAGTATTTATTCTATTGTTTCAGGCTGGTTTCAGTCAAAAAAACGATGTTTTGAGCTTTTCAGAATATTTAGGATATGTAAAAAAATACCATCCTATTGTAAAGCAAAGTAATTTGGTTATTAGTGAAAGTGAAGCCAAGTTATTAAAAGCAAGAGGATCTTTTGATCCTAAAATTGAAGTTGATTATGATAGAAAAAAGTTTAAAAACTCAACCTATTATGATAAGTTAAATACTGCTTTTAAAATTCCAACTTGGTATGGTGTAGAGTTAAAAGGAAGTTATGAGCAAAATAGCGGCGAGTATTTAAACCCTGAAAATACTGTTCCTACAGATGGTTTGTATAATGTAGGGGTTTCGGTTTCGGTAGCCAGAGATTTATTGATTAATGAGCGTATGGCCACCTTAAAACGGGCTAAATTATTTAAAAATCAAGCAGCGGCAGATGCTAAGTTGTTAGTAAATGATATTCTTTACAAAGCTTCAATGTCTTACTTTTCTTGGCTAAGAGCCTATCAAGAAAAAAAAGTCTACGATGCATTTGTTGAAAATGCTGGCTTGCGGCTTGAAGGGGTTAAAAGAAGTTTTGAAGTAGGAGAAAAACCTGCTATAGATACTACCGAAGCCAGAATTGCTTATAATACTAGAAAACTAAATTTAGAAAAAGCTCAATTAAAGTACATTAAAACTTCACTAGAACTTTCAAATTATTTATGGATAAACGATGTTCCTGTAGAAATTAAAAATACACTTATTCCTGATACTGAATTAAAAACAACTATTGATTATGCGTTGCAAATAGATACCATTGGCATAGATGAATCGCTAGAAAACCATCCCAAACTACAATCGTTAGACTACAAATATAAAAGCTTGGAGGTTGATCGTAGATTAAAACAAAACAACCTTCTTCCGCAAGTAGATTTACAATATAATTTTTTAAGTGAAACCCCAGAAACAATCAACTCTTTTAATACAGCAAATTATAAAGCAGGTGTAGCCGTACGCTTTCCGTTATTTTTAAGAAAAGAAAGAGCAGACTTAAAACTAACCAAGTTTAAATTAGAAGCAGTTGATTTTGATAAACAGGCTACCTCTTTGGCAATAAACAACAAATTGAATTCTGCTCAAGAAGAGATACGCTCCTATGAGAACCAACTTACTATTGCAGATACAATTGTTTCAGATTATTCTGTTTTACTGAAAGGTGAAGAACGAAAGTTTGAAATTGGTGAGAGTTCTTTATTTTTAATTAATTCAAGAGAGTCAAAACTTATTGAGAGCACCTTAAAAGTAATTGCATTAGAAAATGATCTTCTTCAAGCAAAAGCAACATTGTTTAATGTTTTGGGTATTTAA
- a CDS encoding universal stress protein — MEKIVIAIDYHPTSEKVAEKGFNLAKQLGAEVCLLHVIAENRYYGMEYPSFLGYDGYSYAIDLTINTELEKVANDYLAQAAAHLNNEVTTHLAKGETASTILNYAENWNADLIVMGTHSHSTLEKLLIGTETSKVIENTDIPVFLVPIKKEY, encoded by the coding sequence ATGGAAAAAATAGTGATAGCAATAGATTATCATCCCACTTCAGAAAAAGTTGCAGAAAAAGGTTTTAACCTTGCCAAGCAACTAGGAGCAGAGGTTTGTTTATTGCATGTAATTGCTGAAAACAGATATTACGGAATGGAATATCCATCTTTTTTAGGCTATGATGGGTACAGTTATGCCATAGACCTTACAATTAACACAGAATTGGAAAAAGTAGCCAACGATTATTTAGCTCAGGCTGCAGCGCATTTAAATAATGAAGTTACAACACATCTAGCTAAAGGCGAGACAGCATCAACCATATTAAATTATGCAGAAAATTGGAATGCCGACCTAATTGTCATGGGAACGCACAGTCATAGTACCTTAGAAAAGTTGCTTATAGGTACTGAAACTTCAAAAGTAATTGAAAATACAGATATTCCCGTTTTTTTAGTTCCTATAAAAAAAGAATACTAA
- a CDS encoding formate/nitrite transporter family protein has translation MTAKDKEEQKIDSELENSKSSNENTAKSHGEILKEQICEGQEVYKKSPLSILVSSFTAGLEIGFSYLLLATLFYFIHDKVSQETAFKLLSLVYPVGFIMVIVGQSILFTEQTSLLTLPVLNRKQSLKNLLKLWGYVISGNLLGGWVMAAVLVWVGPQLHIFELETVATIAKHVTDYNLWVILVSAILAGWLMGLLSWVITSSKDTISRIFIIFMITGVLAFAGLHHSIVGNVEVFAGLLVPSQLTTSDYISFQMVALLGNAIGGAVFVALLKYRAFVTNIEFDT, from the coding sequence ATGACAGCTAAAGATAAAGAAGAACAAAAGATTGATTCTGAATTAGAAAACTCAAAATCTTCCAATGAAAATACCGCAAAATCTCACGGTGAGATTTTAAAAGAACAGATTTGTGAAGGGCAGGAGGTTTATAAAAAAAGTCCCCTGAGTATTTTGGTGAGTTCATTCACTGCAGGATTAGAGATTGGGTTTAGTTATTTGCTATTAGCGACGCTTTTTTATTTTATTCATGATAAAGTAAGCCAAGAAACAGCCTTTAAACTTTTATCATTGGTGTATCCTGTAGGATTTATTATGGTTATTGTGGGGCAATCTATTTTATTTACAGAACAAACTTCATTATTAACATTACCTGTTCTTAACAGAAAACAATCCTTAAAAAACCTTTTAAAACTTTGGGGGTATGTTATTTCCGGAAACCTTTTGGGAGGTTGGGTAATGGCTGCTGTGCTGGTTTGGGTAGGACCACAGTTACATATTTTTGAATTAGAAACAGTAGCTACCATTGCAAAGCACGTTACAGATTATAACTTATGGGTAATATTGGTAAGTGCTATTCTAGCTGGTTGGTTAATGGGTTTACTATCGTGGGTAATTACTTCTTCAAAAGACACAATTAGCCGAATCTTTATTATATTTATGATAACCGGTGTATTGGCATTTGCAGGCTTGCATCACAGTATTGTGGGCAACGTAGAAGTATTTGCAGGATTACTAGTTCCATCACAACTTACCACAAGTGATTATATAAGTTTTCAGATGGTAGCTCTATTAGGTAATGCAATTGGAGGTGCTGTATTTGTTGCTTTGCTTAAATATCGAGCTTTTGTCACTAATATTGAATTTGATACTTGA
- a CDS encoding nitroreductase family protein, with amino-acid sequence MIEKVTPTEYDIHPLIKNRWSPRSFSEKTISEKEVKTLLEAGRWAPSSNNLQPWRIVWGIKGSDTYNRIYSCLHEFNQGWADNAQVLWACAIKKDMKNGEKENFHALHDLGLFMSNVCIQAHSMDIAVHQMAGIDFEKAHKEFEFPDNYHVATAAAFGYYGGNPDTLDDDLKEEELKKERSRNPQSSFAFNGNFKK; translated from the coding sequence ATGATAGAAAAAGTTACTCCTACAGAATATGATATTCATCCCTTGATAAAAAACAGGTGGAGTCCTAGAAGTTTTTCAGAAAAAACCATTTCAGAAAAAGAAGTTAAAACATTACTAGAAGCCGGAAGATGGGCACCTAGTAGCAACAACCTTCAACCTTGGCGTATTGTCTGGGGTATTAAAGGAAGTGACACATACAATCGTATTTATTCATGCTTACACGAGTTTAATCAAGGCTGGGCAGACAATGCTCAAGTTCTTTGGGCATGCGCTATTAAAAAAGACATGAAAAATGGAGAAAAAGAAAACTTTCACGCGCTTCACGATTTGGGCCTTTTTATGAGTAATGTTTGTATTCAAGCTCACAGTATGGATATTGCTGTTCACCAAATGGCCGGAATTGATTTTGAAAAAGCACATAAAGAATTTGAGTTTCCAGACAATTATCACGTCGCAACAGCGGCAGCTTTTGGCTACTATGGCGGAAATCCAGATACTCTAGATGACGATTTGAAAGAAGAAGAATTAAAAAAAGAGCGAAGCCGAAACCCTCAATCTTCTTTTGCTTTCAACGGAAATTTTAAAAAATAA
- a CDS encoding DUF4251 domain-containing protein yields MKTLIALALTSIFFISCSGTKDALNQPMESEVKQWVVDKQFTIENEWAQPLRGNQINLIDTPNFLTVENDTVSAALPFYGVRQTGTTLNSGGIEFEGIPKNYQMIYNQKKKSSTIKFDISEKGENYQVTIILYDSKNSSISVNSSQRDIMRYQGTVEALPEEK; encoded by the coding sequence ATGAAAACATTAATAGCATTGGCTTTAACATCAATCTTTTTTATTAGCTGTAGCGGCACCAAAGATGCTCTCAATCAGCCTATGGAGAGTGAAGTAAAACAATGGGTGGTTGACAAACAGTTTACTATTGAAAACGAATGGGCGCAACCCTTACGTGGCAATCAAATTAATTTAATTGATACTCCTAATTTCTTAACGGTAGAAAACGATACTGTATCTGCCGCATTACCCTTTTATGGTGTTCGTCAAACAGGCACCACGTTGAATAGTGGTGGTATTGAATTTGAAGGAATTCCAAAGAATTACCAGATGATTTATAATCAAAAAAAGAAGTCTAGCACTATAAAGTTTGATATTTCAGAAAAAGGGGAGAACTATCAAGTAACTATAATCTTGTATGATAGTAAAAATAGCTCAATTTCAGTAAATAGTTCACAAAGAGATATTATGCGCTATCAAGGTACTGTGGAAGCACTTCCGGAGGAAAAGTAA
- a CDS encoding TetR/AcrR family transcriptional regulator has product MDRLLANFKISVNETIFNKDPESSDLGKRIIKNSIELIHAIGFDAFTFKKLGAEIGSNESSIYRYFDNKHKLLIYLSSWYWAWLEYQLVIETHSVSDPNEKLKKAIEIATKSIKEDSKHTHINEVTLNKIIIEESYKSFLTKEVDKENQDGYFKVYKRFVTRLQEMIIQVNADYKYPKSLASTIIETALHQHFLKNHFPTITDCKSGTSPTQFVTDFVFRILNNKAL; this is encoded by the coding sequence ATGGACAGATTACTTGCTAACTTTAAAATTTCGGTAAACGAAACAATATTTAATAAAGACCCAGAATCTTCAGATTTGGGAAAACGTATTATTAAAAACAGTATAGAACTTATACATGCTATAGGATTTGATGCTTTTACATTTAAAAAATTAGGTGCTGAAATTGGATCTAATGAAAGCTCTATTTATCGATATTTTGACAATAAACACAAGCTATTAATATATCTATCAAGTTGGTATTGGGCTTGGTTGGAGTATCAATTAGTAATTGAGACTCATAGCGTTTCAGACCCTAATGAGAAGCTTAAAAAAGCAATTGAAATAGCTACCAAATCTATCAAAGAAGATTCAAAACACACTCATATTAATGAAGTTACATTGAATAAAATTATAATTGAGGAGAGTTATAAATCATTCTTAACCAAAGAAGTAGACAAAGAAAACCAAGATGGTTATTTTAAAGTTTATAAACGCTTTGTTACCAGATTACAAGAAATGATTATTCAAGTTAATGCAGATTATAAGTACCCTAAAAGCTTAGCGAGTACTATTATTGAAACAGCTTTACATCAGCATTTTTTAAAAAATCATTTTCCTACCATTACAGATTGCAAAAGCGGGACCTCCCCTACTCAATTTGTAACTGATTTTGTTTTCAGAATATTAAATAATAAAGCCCTATGA
- a CDS encoding NADPH-dependent F420 reductase, with protein sequence MKIGIIGSGNIGGNLGKHWAKAGHEVLFSSRHPDQLQDIAREAGNNAKAVSLNEAWEAKADVYLLATPFKAIDELSEVYAGEYSDRVIIDATNPYPERDGEMAQEVRDSNRNASEYTAMKFNTARTAKAFNTIYADHLKDRAFRDTDKLAIPFAAQDEKSKQVTQQLIEDIGFDSVYVGALKDSKNMDPDQSLYGKSVTRKELEAML encoded by the coding sequence ATGAAAATTGGAATTATAGGAAGCGGAAATATAGGTGGAAACTTAGGGAAACATTGGGCAAAAGCCGGTCACGAGGTATTATTTAGCTCAAGACATCCAGACCAGCTACAAGATATTGCAAGAGAAGCAGGGAACAATGCAAAAGCGGTAAGTTTAAACGAAGCTTGGGAAGCCAAAGCAGATGTTTATTTGCTAGCAACACCATTTAAAGCTATAGATGAATTAAGTGAAGTATATGCAGGTGAATACAGTGACAGAGTAATTATTGATGCTACAAACCCTTATCCCGAACGTGATGGCGAAATGGCTCAAGAAGTTCGTGATAGTAATAGAAACGCTTCAGAATATACAGCAATGAAGTTTAACACAGCAAGAACAGCTAAAGCTTTTAATACTATTTATGCAGACCATTTAAAAGATAGAGCTTTTAGAGATACAGATAAACTGGCTATTCCTTTTGCAGCTCAAGATGAGAAAAGCAAACAAGTAACCCAACAATTGATTGAAGATATTGGGTTTGATTCAGTATATGTTGGAGCCCTGAAAGATTCAAAAAATATGGATCCAGATCAGTCTCTTTATGGTAAATCTGTCACTAGAAAAGAGCTAGAGGCAATGCTATAA